A single Aestuariirhabdus haliotis DNA region contains:
- a CDS encoding tetratricopeptide repeat-containing response regulator yields MVTYDTKRLLIVDDFENFRLSLKRMLNSIGIHDIDIVSNGRDAVRLCREKTYDAILCDYNLGQGKNGQQVLEELQHLDILTRKTLFIMISAETNREMVLGALEYSPDGYISKPFTQALLHKRLESFFSKQDELAPILSALDQHNDQQALQLCQQKANQPGRYRSWCLQQLAELQIKTGDYPGAKLTCDELLKGRQQDLPRLLLAQVAMHEKRFEDAITLLEELLIKSPHLARACDLMAECHRALMAPRAAQKALERAISISPHYLERQQSLANLSQKNEDLDTATEAWRSTVRLSQHSCLEAPDHYLNLARCLGESAGGNSESGSRLAREAMQMVDRARQRFGDSPQIQMESAIVEAQVHINQNNTEDADKALQEAGELLEQLPSDRRESLQLELGKTLLQAGSNERGEQLLNELVVDNNNSELTSLVNEILDEPVSNIQRKRAAELNKKGIEAFKADSFDEAIDYFLDAQTLSGRHPGINLNLIQSILKKARLDGFRKEYEKQCQTALQRIAHLTANHHQWERYQHLKQQVDKQFPEKTDR; encoded by the coding sequence ATGGTCACCTACGACACCAAACGCTTGCTGATCGTCGATGACTTCGAAAATTTTCGACTGTCATTGAAGCGAATGCTTAACAGCATTGGCATTCACGATATCGATATCGTCAGCAATGGGCGAGATGCGGTCCGGTTATGCAGGGAAAAAACCTACGATGCCATCCTTTGCGATTACAATCTGGGGCAGGGTAAAAACGGTCAGCAGGTTCTGGAAGAACTGCAACATCTGGATATCCTGACCCGCAAAACCTTATTTATCATGATCAGCGCCGAAACCAATCGCGAGATGGTACTGGGTGCTCTGGAATACAGCCCAGACGGTTATATTTCCAAGCCATTCACTCAGGCTCTGCTCCACAAACGGCTGGAATCCTTTTTCTCCAAACAAGATGAACTGGCCCCCATCCTCAGCGCCCTGGACCAACACAACGATCAGCAAGCCCTGCAACTGTGCCAGCAAAAAGCGAATCAACCCGGCCGCTATCGCAGCTGGTGCCTGCAGCAACTGGCCGAACTGCAAATCAAAACCGGTGACTACCCGGGGGCTAAACTGACTTGCGATGAGTTGCTCAAGGGGCGACAACAGGACCTGCCTCGGCTATTGCTCGCACAGGTCGCTATGCATGAGAAGCGCTTTGAAGATGCCATTACCCTACTGGAAGAGCTGCTGATAAAAAGCCCTCATCTGGCACGCGCTTGTGATCTGATGGCGGAATGTCACCGCGCATTAATGGCCCCCAGGGCTGCACAAAAGGCACTTGAGCGTGCCATTTCGATCTCCCCCCATTACCTGGAACGCCAACAATCGCTTGCCAATCTCAGCCAGAAAAATGAAGATCTCGATACTGCTACCGAGGCGTGGCGGTCAACCGTCAGACTGAGCCAGCATTCCTGCCTTGAAGCGCCGGACCACTATCTCAACCTGGCCCGCTGCCTTGGAGAAAGTGCCGGCGGCAATTCCGAATCTGGTAGTCGCCTGGCCAGAGAAGCCATGCAAATGGTCGATCGGGCACGACAGCGTTTTGGTGACAGTCCGCAGATACAGATGGAGAGCGCTATCGTAGAAGCGCAGGTACACATCAACCAGAACAACACCGAGGACGCCGACAAAGCCTTGCAAGAAGCTGGAGAATTACTCGAACAACTGCCTTCCGATAGGCGCGAATCACTGCAACTGGAGCTGGGTAAGACCTTGTTGCAAGCTGGTAGCAATGAGCGAGGCGAACAGCTTCTCAACGAATTAGTCGTCGACAACAATAATAGTGAGCTAACCTCACTTGTTAATGAGATCCTGGATGAGCCCGTTAGCAACATCCAAAGAAAGCGCGCGGCGGAGCTTAACAAAAAAGGCATCGAAGCCTTTAAGGCTGACAGTTTCGATGAGGCTATCGACTACTTCCTCGACGCTCAAACCCTGTCGGGACGACATCCCGGTATCAATCTGAACCTGATACAGTCCATTTTAAAAAAAGCTCGCCTCGATGGATTTCGGAAGGAATACGAAAAGCAATGCCAAACCGCCTTACAACGCATTGCACACCTTACCGCCAACCATCATCAGTGGGAGCGCTACCAGCATCTGAAGCAACAGGTAGATAAACAGTTTCCGGAAAAAACAGACCGATAG
- the pdxH gene encoding pyridoxamine 5'-phosphate oxidase, translating into MDIQQLRREYLHGGLNRKDLHQDPISQFEIWLQQAIDGKLPDPTAMSLATVSKEGYPSQRIVLLKQLDHRGFVFFTNLGSAKAQQIEDNHRVSLHFPWLELDRQVIVSGYASRLSNREVLSYFLSRPKESQLAAWASRQSHPISSRQLLEQKFAEIKHKFTHGEVPLPSFWGGFRVAPRTIEFWQGGAHRLHDRFLYTRQEDDLWDIERLAP; encoded by the coding sequence GTGGACATCCAACAATTGAGGCGTGAGTACCTGCACGGTGGCCTGAACCGTAAGGATCTGCACCAGGATCCCATTTCACAATTTGAGATCTGGCTACAACAAGCCATCGACGGCAAACTGCCAGACCCTACGGCCATGAGCCTGGCCACCGTCTCCAAAGAGGGTTATCCATCGCAGCGTATTGTGCTGTTAAAGCAGCTCGATCACCGGGGCTTTGTTTTTTTCACCAATTTGGGTAGCGCCAAGGCACAGCAGATTGAGGATAACCACCGGGTCAGCTTACATTTCCCCTGGCTGGAGCTGGATCGCCAGGTAATCGTCAGTGGCTACGCTTCCCGGCTCAGCAATCGAGAAGTGCTCAGCTATTTCCTCAGCCGTCCGAAAGAGAGCCAACTGGCCGCCTGGGCATCGCGGCAAAGCCACCCCATCTCCTCACGCCAGCTACTGGAGCAGAAGTTTGCTGAGATAAAACACAAATTCACCCATGGAGAGGTTCCCTTGCCCTCTTTCTGGGGTGGCTTTCGCGTTGCACCTCGGACAATTGAGTTCTGGCAGGGAGGCGCTCATCGATTGCATGACCGCTTTCTCTATACCCGACAAGAAGATGATCTATGGGATATTGAACGACTGGCACCCTAA
- the rpiA gene encoding ribose-5-phosphate isomerase RpiA, which produces MNQDELKQAVANAALEAIRPKLERESIIGIGTGSTANCFIDALADVKQLFDGAVASSEASAERLKSHGIPVYDLNSVNSIQFYIDGADESNDRLELIKGGGGALTREKIVAAVAEEFICIADESKLVPVLGSFPLPVEVIPMSRSYVARELVKLGGDPVYRDGFVTDNGNLILDVHNLQITVATTLEEQINNLTGVVTNGLFAVRPADLLLLGTQDGVKEYRN; this is translated from the coding sequence ATGAATCAGGACGAGCTCAAACAAGCCGTAGCCAACGCAGCCCTCGAGGCCATCCGCCCCAAGCTGGAACGAGAATCCATTATCGGCATTGGTACCGGCTCGACGGCCAACTGCTTTATCGATGCCCTGGCTGACGTCAAACAGCTTTTTGACGGGGCGGTAGCCAGTTCAGAGGCCAGCGCTGAGCGCCTCAAGTCCCACGGCATTCCCGTCTACGACCTGAATAGCGTCAACAGTATCCAGTTCTATATTGATGGTGCCGATGAAAGCAACGACCGCCTCGAGCTGATCAAGGGAGGCGGTGGCGCGCTGACCCGGGAAAAAATAGTTGCAGCAGTGGCCGAAGAATTCATTTGTATCGCCGATGAAAGCAAGCTGGTTCCGGTTTTGGGTAGCTTTCCATTGCCGGTGGAAGTGATTCCCATGTCGCGCAGCTACGTTGCCCGAGAGCTGGTTAAACTTGGCGGCGATCCTGTCTATCGCGACGGTTTTGTGACCGACAACGGTAACCTGATTCTTGATGTACATAATCTACAGATCACTGTGGCCACGACACTGGAGGAGCAGATCAACAACCTCACCGGGGTAGTCACCAATGGCCTGTTCGCTGTACGCCCGGCTGATTTGCTGTTGCTGGGCACACAAGACGGGGTGAAGGAATACCGAAACTAA
- a CDS encoding GMP reductase, with protein sequence MRIETDIKLGFKDVLIRPKRSTLKSRSQVALDRTYTFVHSGSSWSGVPVVAANMDTVGTFAMASTLANHGMVTAVHKHYSLELWQEFLSVQDESIYQHIMVSTGTSSDDFSRLQAILKQHPQLRFICIDVANGYSEAFVSYLRKVREAFPDKVIVAGNVVTGEMVEELILSGADIVKVGIGPGSVCTTRVKTGVGYPQLSAVMECADAAHGLGGLIISDGGCACAGDVAKAFGGGADMVMIGGMFAGHDESGGELVDRDGKRFKLFYGMSSETAMDKHAGGVAEYRASEGKTVEVPYRGPVVETVRDVLGGVRSACTYVGAGSLKELSKRTTFIRVMEQENQAFS encoded by the coding sequence ATGCGCATAGAAACCGATATAAAACTGGGTTTCAAAGACGTCCTGATCAGGCCCAAGCGATCGACTCTTAAAAGCCGGTCCCAAGTTGCACTGGATAGAACTTACACCTTTGTACACAGTGGTAGCAGTTGGAGCGGGGTTCCCGTGGTGGCCGCCAATATGGACACCGTAGGCACCTTTGCCATGGCCAGCACCCTGGCCAATCACGGCATGGTGACCGCCGTTCACAAGCATTACAGTCTGGAGTTATGGCAGGAATTCCTGAGCGTTCAGGACGAGTCCATCTATCAGCACATTATGGTCAGTACCGGTACTTCAAGCGATGATTTCAGTCGCTTGCAGGCGATACTGAAACAGCACCCCCAGCTTCGCTTTATCTGTATCGATGTGGCCAACGGCTATTCCGAGGCTTTTGTGTCCTATCTGCGCAAAGTGCGTGAGGCGTTCCCTGATAAGGTGATCGTGGCGGGTAATGTGGTTACCGGAGAGATGGTGGAAGAGCTGATTCTTTCGGGCGCCGACATTGTTAAAGTGGGTATTGGGCCGGGATCGGTCTGTACGACCCGAGTCAAGACCGGTGTCGGTTATCCTCAGTTATCGGCGGTGATGGAATGTGCGGATGCCGCCCATGGCCTCGGAGGTTTGATTATCTCCGATGGCGGCTGTGCCTGCGCTGGAGATGTTGCCAAGGCATTTGGTGGCGGGGCGGATATGGTGATGATTGGCGGCATGTTTGCCGGCCATGATGAAAGTGGCGGAGAGCTGGTGGATCGTGACGGCAAGCGCTTCAAGCTGTTCTATGGCATGAGTTCCGAAACCGCCATGGACAAGCATGCTGGAGGCGTTGCTGAATATCGAGCTTCCGAAGGAAAAACCGTGGAAGTGCCCTACCGGGGACCGGTGGTGGAGACGGTACGCGATGTTCTGGGTGGCGTACGTTCAGCCTGTACCTACGTTGGTGCTGGATCGTTGAAAGAGTTATCCAAGCGCACCACCTTTATTCGGGTGATGGAGCAGGAAAATCAGGCGTTCTCCTAG
- a CDS encoding diguanylate cyclase — protein MNDKDKQSVLIIEDEEMNIRILGQILSREFSIDVATSGKDALERAELDALPDLILLDVSVPDIDGYELCRQLSDNEKTSHIPIILITSESQEKQEAYGLSLGAVDYIVKPFSVPVLVARVRTHLQLKRQRDMLTDLTVHDSLTGVYNRRKLDECIQNELRRACRNQSSLALLMIDVDCFKAYNDHYGHMAGDRCLQRVAECLLENIQRSGDLLARYGGEEFVAVLPETDRHDATVLAQLLCDAVADLNIPHAHSSVADRVTISEGVAAMVPDIDMEASQLIDAADSALYKAKEAGRNSVQVYVG, from the coding sequence ATGAACGATAAGGACAAGCAGTCGGTACTGATTATCGAGGATGAGGAGATGAATATTCGCATCCTCGGTCAGATACTGAGCCGAGAGTTCAGTATCGATGTGGCAACCAGTGGCAAGGATGCCCTCGAAAGGGCGGAACTGGATGCACTGCCGGATCTTATTCTGCTCGATGTCAGCGTGCCGGATATCGATGGTTACGAACTCTGTCGGCAGTTGTCTGACAATGAGAAAACCTCTCACATCCCAATTATTCTCATCACTTCCGAGAGTCAGGAAAAGCAGGAGGCTTATGGCCTTTCCCTGGGAGCCGTTGATTACATCGTTAAACCCTTTTCGGTACCGGTATTGGTTGCACGGGTGCGAACCCATCTGCAGTTGAAACGCCAGCGGGATATGCTGACGGATCTGACCGTGCACGACAGCCTGACGGGGGTTTATAACCGTCGCAAGCTGGATGAATGCATTCAGAATGAGCTACGCAGGGCGTGTCGAAACCAAAGCTCGCTGGCGCTTCTGATGATCGATGTTGACTGCTTCAAGGCTTACAACGACCACTATGGTCATATGGCTGGAGATCGCTGTTTGCAAAGGGTTGCCGAGTGTTTGCTGGAAAATATTCAGCGTTCGGGTGACTTGCTTGCGCGTTATGGTGGCGAAGAGTTTGTGGCCGTTTTGCCCGAAACTGACCGACACGATGCGACCGTATTGGCGCAGTTACTTTGTGATGCCGTAGCGGATTTGAATATTCCTCATGCCCATTCTTCTGTGGCCGACAGGGTCACGATCAGTGAAGGGGTTGCCGCTATGGTGCCGGATATCGATATGGAAGCCAGTCAACTGATTGACGCCGCTGATTCAGCGCTTTACAAAGCAAAAGAGGCAGGCCGGAATTCTGTGCAGGTGTATGTTGGCTAG
- a CDS encoding sensor histidine kinase, whose protein sequence is MNSGSDPKIDFATVLASSVHDMKNSLGLLLNSVDSLCSAHPPNSPDDYARYSQLNYEASRVNNNLIQLLSIYRLQQDMLPLSVEESYVSDLLQEQLALNEPLLQARQIVPELDCDPELIGFFDQQLIAGTINNVILNSIRYTRDRLHIRAFQQNDYLVIEVADNGSGYPEQMCVQGQTLQGMEGISSNQGVVNFGSGSTQLGLYFSTEIARLHQQNGRSGYIDLTNGEPLGGGVFRLHLP, encoded by the coding sequence ATGAACTCAGGCTCTGACCCAAAGATCGACTTTGCCACCGTATTGGCCTCGTCTGTTCATGATATGAAAAACTCATTGGGCTTGTTACTCAACTCGGTAGATAGCCTGTGCTCGGCTCATCCGCCTAACAGCCCCGATGATTATGCCCGTTACTCACAACTGAACTACGAAGCCTCCCGAGTCAATAACAACCTGATTCAACTGCTCAGCATCTATCGCCTGCAGCAAGATATGTTACCGCTGTCCGTGGAGGAGAGTTACGTCAGCGATCTGTTACAAGAGCAGTTGGCACTCAACGAACCCCTGTTACAAGCCAGACAGATCGTACCCGAACTCGATTGCGATCCGGAACTGATCGGTTTTTTTGACCAACAACTGATTGCTGGCACGATTAATAACGTCATCCTTAACAGCATTCGTTATACCCGTGATCGTTTGCACATCAGGGCCTTCCAACAGAATGATTACCTGGTTATTGAGGTCGCCGATAACGGCAGCGGCTACCCCGAACAGATGTGCGTTCAGGGCCAAACACTACAGGGTATGGAAGGAATTAGCTCAAATCAGGGGGTGGTTAATTTTGGCAGTGGCAGCACCCAGCTGGGGCTATACTTTTCAACCGAAATCGCCCGCCTTCATCAGCAAAACGGGCGATCCGGTTATATCGACCTCACCAATGGTGAGCCTTTGGGAGGCGGCGTTTTCAGGCTGCATCTACCCTGA